In Spirochaeta thermophila DSM 6578, the following proteins share a genomic window:
- a CDS encoding transposase, which translates to MLENLPDEELMQQLEQRRGRGRNEYPVRAMWNSLVAGIVFQHPSIEQLRRELLRNGQLRDLCGCDPTRGSDAVPSASAYSRFLSTLRKRSIREALVRVFTSPVDQCYRELPGFGRRLGADGKGIASVARRRGKGAGDRRGEHDADWGCHEYVYQNERGEVQKSVKKWFGFTVHLLADTAYELPVAFTVSRASKHEVPVMRKLIRSLDRHRPHILKAAEVFTADRGYDDGTLIDLLWHEHRIKPVIDIRNLWKDGEETKLVAGTPNVVYDYQGTVSCVCMATGTQREMAYRGFEEKRGTLKYGCPAVHYGYECAGKASCPLASCIRIPLSTDRRVFTPLARSSYRWKREYAKRTALERIHSRLDRSFSLELHTIRGQEKLSVHLTLVFSVMSALALGRVRENQPNQMRSLVRPAA; encoded by the coding sequence GTGTTGGAGAACCTGCCGGATGAGGAACTGATGCAGCAGCTGGAACAGAGGCGGGGGAGAGGCCGGAATGAGTATCCGGTACGGGCGATGTGGAACTCGCTCGTTGCGGGGATAGTGTTTCAGCACCCGAGCATCGAGCAGCTACGCCGGGAGCTCTTGCGGAACGGGCAACTGAGGGACCTGTGTGGATGTGATCCTACCCGGGGAAGCGATGCGGTACCCAGTGCCAGCGCGTACAGCCGGTTTCTTTCCACCTTGAGGAAGCGGAGTATCCGGGAAGCACTGGTAAGGGTGTTTACCAGCCCGGTGGATCAGTGCTACCGGGAGCTGCCTGGATTTGGGCGGCGGCTGGGAGCCGATGGGAAGGGGATAGCAAGCGTTGCCCGTCGAAGGGGGAAGGGTGCCGGAGACCGGCGAGGGGAGCACGATGCGGACTGGGGGTGTCATGAGTATGTGTATCAGAATGAACGGGGGGAGGTACAGAAGTCGGTAAAGAAATGGTTCGGGTTTACGGTGCACCTCCTTGCGGATACAGCGTATGAACTGCCGGTGGCCTTTACGGTGAGTCGGGCCTCAAAGCACGAGGTGCCGGTGATGCGAAAGCTGATTCGGTCCCTGGATCGCCATAGGCCGCATATACTCAAGGCGGCGGAAGTGTTCACGGCCGACCGGGGCTATGATGATGGCACGTTGATAGATCTGTTGTGGCACGAGCACCGGATCAAACCGGTCATCGATATTCGCAACCTGTGGAAAGATGGAGAGGAGACGAAGCTGGTGGCAGGGACACCGAACGTGGTGTATGACTACCAGGGGACGGTGAGTTGTGTCTGTATGGCCACGGGGACGCAGCGGGAGATGGCCTACCGGGGATTTGAAGAGAAGCGGGGCACGTTGAAGTACGGCTGTCCTGCGGTGCACTATGGGTATGAGTGTGCAGGCAAAGCCTCCTGTCCTCTGGCCTCCTGTATTCGGATCCCCCTCTCCACGGACCGCAGAGTCTTCACGCCTCTCGCCCGGTCTTCGTATCGGTGGAAGCGGGAGTATGCCAAGCGAACGGCCTTGGAGCGGATCCACAGCCGGCTGGATCGAAGCTTTAGCCTGGAACTCCACACGATCCGGGGGCAGGAGAAACTGTCGGTTCACCTTACGCTGGTGTTTTCTGTCATGAGTGCCCTTGCCCTGGGACGAGTGCGAGAGAACCAGCCGAACCAGATGCGCTCCCTGGTCAGGCCTGCGGCCTAA
- a CDS encoding ISNCY family transposase, whose amino-acid sequence MIEMSLKELKRAEVLGKMESQGLTNEQVAQILGVSKRQVQRWKKRLREGGIAGLRHGNRGKPSGNRKEEEFRQRVVSRYRERYGDFGPTFASEQLAKEGLEVDHETLRRWLLEEGIWARKKRRKPYRSRRKWRACFGELVQFDGSPHDWFEGRRSACCLMVMVDDATGITYARFSEQETSAAAMQLLWGWVEQYGIPMSLYCDLKNAYKTLREPTLEEQLAGKEPKTAFERACDKLGVQIVSAYSPQAKGRVERRNGILQDRLVKELRLAGICTIEEANRYLWETFLPQFNERFAVEAEDSQDVHVRCTKETKLKEIFCFEANRVVQNDYTIYYERQVLQIKNDKGFLPRPKQKVLVRKYLDETISLFHENRELKYERVTPARRTKQRAG is encoded by the coding sequence ATGATCGAGATGAGTCTAAAGGAATTAAAACGAGCGGAAGTGTTGGGGAAGATGGAAAGCCAAGGTCTGACGAACGAGCAGGTAGCGCAGATCTTAGGGGTGAGCAAACGGCAGGTGCAGCGGTGGAAGAAGAGGCTCCGGGAAGGGGGGATCGCGGGATTGCGGCATGGGAACCGAGGCAAACCGTCGGGGAATCGGAAGGAGGAGGAGTTTCGGCAGAGGGTGGTGAGTAGGTATCGGGAGAGGTACGGGGATTTTGGGCCGACGTTTGCGAGCGAGCAGTTGGCGAAGGAAGGTCTTGAGGTGGATCACGAGACGCTACGCAGGTGGCTGCTGGAGGAAGGAATCTGGGCGAGGAAGAAGAGGAGGAAGCCGTACCGAAGCCGGAGGAAATGGCGGGCCTGTTTTGGGGAGCTGGTTCAGTTTGACGGGTCCCCGCATGATTGGTTTGAAGGACGGCGCAGTGCCTGTTGCTTGATGGTGATGGTGGATGATGCGACGGGGATCACGTATGCGCGGTTCAGTGAACAGGAGACGAGCGCTGCGGCGATGCAGCTGCTGTGGGGCTGGGTGGAGCAGTATGGGATCCCGATGAGTCTGTACTGTGACTTGAAAAACGCCTACAAGACGCTGCGGGAACCGACGCTGGAGGAACAGTTGGCGGGCAAAGAGCCGAAAACCGCATTCGAGCGGGCGTGCGACAAACTGGGGGTACAGATCGTGAGTGCGTATTCGCCGCAAGCGAAAGGGCGGGTGGAACGGCGGAACGGGATTCTGCAGGATCGGTTGGTGAAGGAACTGCGTCTTGCGGGGATTTGTACGATCGAGGAGGCGAACCGGTACTTGTGGGAGACGTTCCTGCCTCAGTTCAACGAACGCTTTGCGGTAGAAGCGGAAGACTCGCAGGACGTGCATGTGCGATGTACCAAAGAAACGAAGCTGAAAGAGATCTTTTGCTTTGAAGCGAATCGAGTCGTACAAAACGATTACACAATCTACTATGAGAGGCAGGTGCTGCAGATCAAGAACGACAAAGGCTTCCTTCCTCGGCCGAAACAGAAGGTCCTGGTTCGAAAATACCTGGATGAAACGATCTCCCTGTTCCATGAGAATAGGGAGTTGAAGTATGAGCGGGTAACTCCTGCACGGCGCACCAAACAGCGGGCAGGATGA